In the genome of Streptomyces sp. V2I9, one region contains:
- a CDS encoding S26 family signal peptidase, which yields MQAFWVTGGIASAVVACLSAALLLRRRFTVVTIEGTSMEPTLSPGDQVVVKRRGIDRIRSGDIVVLLPPRTRNHYESLDGSAWNIKRAAAVPGDPVPAGIPGADGLTEVPAGTLVVFGDNPDSIDSRHRGLFSADRMLGVATRRLGGPAL from the coding sequence ATGCAGGCTTTTTGGGTGACGGGCGGAATCGCATCGGCGGTCGTGGCGTGCCTTTCGGCCGCACTTCTTTTGCGCAGGCGGTTCACCGTGGTGACGATCGAGGGAACCAGCATGGAACCCACTCTCTCGCCCGGGGACCAGGTCGTGGTGAAACGCCGCGGAATAGACCGGATCCGCTCGGGCGACATTGTCGTCCTGCTCCCTCCGCGGACACGGAACCACTATGAATCCCTCGACGGATCCGCCTGGAACATCAAACGCGCCGCCGCTGTCCCCGGTGACCCCGTCCCGGCCGGCATACCGGGCGCGGACGGTCTGACCGAGGTCCCCGCCGGCACCCTCGTGGTGTTCGGGGACAACCCCGACAGCATCGACTCCCGGCACCGGGGCCTCTTCTCCGCGGACCGGATGCTCGGCGTGGCGACCCGCAGACTGGGCGGTCCCGCGCTGTGA